Part of the Sodalinema gerasimenkoae IPPAS B-353 genome is shown below.
GGTATCCCGCAAGAGAGTCATCCAGTAGAGTTCTGCCATCTCCGCAGAGACTTCAGGACTATCAATCCGAGGTGCAGGACGAATTGAGATGGGATGATCTGATCGGGAACGGGTTTTAACAGCATGGGGATCAGAACCTTGCAAATTAAAAGCTAAACCTGCTTGAGGATTAACGAGTGGACGATCAGCAAAGCGAGGAATTTTTTGAAACGCCTCGGACTCTCCGCTCTCCACTGCATGGAGCAATGTCTCATATTGCTCAGCCTCTACTTCACCAAATTTGTTGTGACGCAACCCTTTGGTGAAATTGGCAATGTAAGTCCGTTGACCCTCATCATCGCGATAGTCATCTTCCTCGCCGTTGTTTTCGCTTTTGCCTTCAGTACGCTTGTAAGCGTTCAGGCTAGCTTCAATTCGTGTCTTCAGGGCCAAGGCCTGACGTTCATCATCCGAAATACCTTGAGCCATTACGTCGTTAAGCTGTTCAGCAACTTTAGTGCGTTGTGGACTAGCCATTAAACTATTCTCCTACGTTCAGCATGAGACTGATTTAATCCGGCAAATGCTGGGGATTTACCATTAACGATCAATAAAATCAGATCTCGTGTGAGCGGCGGTGCAATGCACACCTATTATGACGGAGCTGTGATTCTAAATTCAGAATCAATCCATGAATTAGTAGCTCGTGAGGGTGCGATCGCGTTTTTCGCTCTCGTTTTGCTGTAGTCTTATTTCAACTCTTAAATGAGTGACTATCAGCTGGTAGCTACACCTGTTTGCGATGCTAGCGAGTCAGTTCCCTAAGTGACAAGGGGGAGAGACCATGAACACCATCATTGATGACTCGACTCACAAGCTGCTAAGGACGAATCTATGGGGGATTGAGCTTTTTATGGATTTCTCCATATTTTTTTGGGCGACCTTAACAAATGTTTAATAATCTCACCTTTGCCCTGGTTAATTAACTCATGAAAATTAGGATATTGGTATTACAAATAAAAATACTACTGCCTGGACATATTTGGCTTCACCAGACGGGTAATCCCTATACATGCTCTAGTCTGCCATTCTTCCGAGTCCCCCCTCCTCAAATGGAAGCCCCCCCGATTTGACAGCAGACCGAGGGGGCTAATTAGATCGAACCCAATTGGGTTACATGAACCTAAGCCGGAACTAACGCTTCTTCCAGGTGCATCCAGCGGACGAACCGCTCACCGCCAACTTCAACGACGACCTTGACGCGAGGCTCAATTTTCGGCAACGCCGTTAGATATTCCAATTCTTGACGGGAGAGAACTCGACCATCGATAATCCAAAGTAATAGACCCTTACAGTCTTTGGGGAGATTCTCCAGTTCTGTGGTGACCACTGGGGGAAGATAGGCAATGGGACCCACTGCACCATCGCCATAGTCTTTTTTGCCTAAGTGGGGCGGACGCACCCCATGCACTCCCATCAAATAAGCTGCTAAATCGCCTAAGCCGCGAGCGTTGAGGGTGATGTTGCTGTAGCCAGCGGCTCGTACTCGCCGTTGGTAGCGACCGGCGAACCCGCCTTCGAGGGGGGCATAGACCGCCAATGACCCAGCATTCTCCAAGTCTCGCAAAAATTTTTTACCGTTGATCAAGAGTCCCATAATCTAATCTGTAAGATTCTATTGAGTGCAATTGTGTGCGATCGCGAACGTGCGGGAACCGCAATCGCCGCTCAGACCACCGCTCAGCCCCTAGTATAGACCCAAGCCTAGGCCTGTACTCTAATCCATCGGTGCGATCGCCAAGCGTGTAGGAAGTGCGATCACACCCCAACCCATCCCCCTTCCCCCCATATCAAAAAAGATTTCCCCTTTACCTAGACAGTTGCCGCAAAATACTATATATTAGGAAGTTGCGACTGAAACTCGTAAGAAGCGCACATACGACTCCACCTGAGTCGTTCATTGCATCGCGCCGCCTAGGTTGGGACTGGCTAATTTCCCAGCAAGGCATACCGGTCGCAAGCGTAGAGGCTTTTCCCAGCGTCTTGGACTCTAAGTTCGAGGCAATGCGGGAAGACGGAGATGGGTTGCTTTGGTTCTCCTAACCGAGACTTGAGCAGGTCAATCCGGGGATACTGGGTCAATTCCTAGCATAGTGCTGAATTTTCCTAAGTCTCAACCGAACCTAAACTCGGTCGCCTCGGAATCAGCTTTCGCGAGACCCCAGCCAACAAACCTGCGATCGCCAAGATCATCTTCAGACGCACTCCCAACCCGGAGTGCAGTTCTAACGTGACTTGGTGTTGGTCTGGCGCGACGTTGAACTCTCGGGCAGGAT
Proteins encoded:
- the ndhN gene encoding NAD(P)H-quinone oxidoreductase subunit N, producing the protein MGLLINGKKFLRDLENAGSLAVYAPLEGGFAGRYQRRVRAAGYSNITLNARGLGDLAAYLMGVHGVRPPHLGKKDYGDGAVGPIAYLPPVVTTELENLPKDCKGLLLWIIDGRVLSRQELEYLTALPKIEPRVKVVVEVGGERFVRWMHLEEALVPA